GCAAGCATCAAGCGTAGTCTGTTTTCCGCAATGTCCCGTATCTACAATGATCCCGAGCTTGTTCAAGCGCTCAATGAATCTTTTGCCAAAATTCGTAATACCAGCGTTCGAATGTTCTGCACAGCCTGCACCGATCTGATTCTGATTGTTGTACGTTAATTGTAGAATTCTTAATCCAAAATTATGTAACACATCTAATAGTTCTAAGTTTCTGCCTAAACCATCTGTTTCTTGCGCCGTGATAATACCCGCCTTATGACCATTGCGCTTGGCTGCACGTATGTCCTCTGCGGTTAAAGCTTTAACTAACCAATCTGCAGAGTCGAACTGAAGCTGGACTTCAGCCATGCTAGTGATCATGCTTTCTAAGGATTCTAAATGAAGTTCCCGATTACCCGCCGTAATTCCTGACTTATACCATTCCTCTTTATACTCGGGAATCTCACCGCTGGCTGATAGCTTTGTGATCATTTTAGCTGGCATGCTGCTGTATACCATCGGCTCATCTTTATAGGGCTCACACAGCTCTTTGATTTTTCCGGACATAGACTCTGGAATAGCACTTGGAGATAAAGGTCCTTGGAACAGCAAATCAATATTAATATTCTGCTCATGCAAACGCACGGCCCGCTCTTCCTCTTGCTCCGTCAACTTGAAATCATACAAACCTTCATATGTGCTCATCATGAGATTGCTCCTTAGAATGCAATTTCGATACCTTTATGTAATCTAACAGCTTCATTATAAATGAAATTTGCTGCTGCTAAATCCTCTATCGCAAGCCCAAGTCCTTTAAAAAGAGTAATCTCACCAGCTGTGGTTCTGCCCACAATACTGCCGCTGATCAGCTCACCGATTTCACCGATGATATGGCCTGAAGTGATCACGCCTTCCTTCAGCGGAATTAAATAATCCCCGGATTCATTATGCGCCGACTCCAATCGATCTACATATAACTTCGCTAATTGGACTGTCTCCGAATCCAGCTCACGATCTGCTGGTCTGCAGGCTCCCACCGCATTGATATGTACTCCTGCCTTCAGCCATTCTCCTTTGAGCACAGGCTCTGTAGATGCTGTTACGGTACAAATGATATCTGCCGCATGAACTGTCTCTTGAACAGACTCTGCAACAACGATCTCCACATTCCATTTACTGCTCATTTCTGCTTGGAAATCTCTAGCCTTTGCAATTGTCCTACTCCAAACTCTAACCTCGCGAATGGATCGAACCAACAGCATAGCTTCCAGATGGCTTTTAGCTTGTTCTCCAGTGCCAAGAATGGCAAGCACCTCTGCATCTTCTCTGGCCAAATAACGAGTTGCTACTGCGCTAACAGCAGCCGTGCGGATTGACGTGATTATTTGTCCGTCTACTACAGCTTTCAGAACGCCGGTAGAAGAATCGAATAGAGTAACAAGACCTTGATGGGAAGGTAGATCCGACCCATGATTGCTAGGAAACACACTGATGATTTTGGCACCTGCCACCTCTTCACCCTGCAAATATCCCGGCATTAAGCCAATCAGATTGCTTTTCTGTAACGGGAGTACTTGTCTTAAGCTCTGTACGGCTTGTCCTGTGGACAAGTCCTTCAAAACGGATTTCATAACTGTGATACAAGATTCCATAGATAATAGCTCAGCAATTTCATTTTGATTAATGACTAGCATAAGACAAACCTCCTTCTCCTAATTGTGGATACAAAATTATTCTTTCTATCATAACTTATACGGTTTAAATATTCATATATAAAGATGGAAGTCAGCAATACGCTACCGAATATCCTAAATTCTTTGTATTAGTAAATATTGTTTGCTATACTTTCTCTGAAGTAGCAGAAGACTTAAATTTTTATACAAAGGGGAATTCCTTGATGATTATTCAACCTAAAACACGCGGATTTATATGTACAACAGCCCATCCAGAGGGATGCGCCAAACAAATAGAACAACAAATTGAATATGTAAAAGCACAAAAGAAAATTGAGGGACCTGCGAATGTACTTGTCATTGGTGCCTCTACCGGATACGGACTAGCTTCTAGAATTTCAGCTGCTTTTGGTGCTGGCGCCAATACCATTGGTGTTTTCTTCGATAAGGCTGCGGAAGGTCAGCGCACAGCTTCTGCAGGCTGGTATAACTCCGCTGCCTTTGAACAACAAGCAGCAGAGCTTGGACTTAAATCACACAGCATTGTTGGCGATGCCTTCTCTGATGCTATTAAAGAAAAGACCATTGAATTAATAAAAGCTGAATATGGCACTGTCGATTTAGTTATTTATAGTGTCGCTTCACCTCGCCGTACCCATCCGGTAACAGGAGAAACCTTCTCCTCGGTCATTAAGCCAGTTGGAACTGCGTATTCGAATAAAACCTTGAACTTCCACACAGGTGAAGTATCTATGACTACTATTGAGCCTGCTACAGAAGAAGAAGTACGTCAGACGATCGCTGTTATGGGTGGCGAAGACTGGAGAATGTGGATCGATCAGCTCCAAGAAGCTGGCGTGCTTGCAGATGGTGCCACTACTGTTGCTTACTCCTATATTGGTCCTGAAATCACTCACCCTATCTACCGTGATGGAACGATTGGCCAAGCCAAACACGATCTGGAACAGACTGCGATCCAAATGAATGACCTTCTTGCACCAAAAGGCGGACGTGCATTTGTATCCGTTAATAAGGCGCTTGTAACTCAGTCCAGCTCGGCGATTCCTGTAGTACCTCTTTATATCTCTGCACTTTACGAAGTGATGAAGGAAAAAGAGCTACATGAGAACTGTATTGAACAAATGTACCGCTTGTTCTCTGAGCATCTTTACAGTGGGGGCGAGGCTACTGCTGACGGAAGCTGTTTGATCCGAATTGACGACTGGGAAATGCGTGAGGATGTTCAGACTGAGGTTATGAAACGTTGGGACGAGCTGACAACCGACAATGCAGGTGAACTGGCTGATCTTGAAGGCTACCGCCAAGATTTCTTCCATCTGTTTGGCTTTAGAACAGATGGAGTCGACTACGAAGCTGACATTGATCCGAATGTCGACATTCCGAATATGTACTAAATGATAATGAGCACTTCCCTATATTAAATATTAACGTATACAAAAAAGAGGGTGTCCTCAAAAGTAGTAATTTCTACTGATGTGACAGCCTCTTTTTTGTGCTTTGCCAACAGCATATCTATACGTCGTAAGGCATATTGGCTTAGCCTCCCACTTTGTGATATGGTTTGATAGAATACTGCAAGTTCTACTTACAATCGAAGGAGTGAATCACCATGGTTAAGAAAATTAGTGTATCGAACGGTGCACTTGATGTATCCCAAATTTCGCTTGGCTGTATGCGGATTGCGGATTTGTCTGCAAAAGAGGCTGATACACATGTACATAGTGCGTTAGAGCTCGGAATAGACTTCTTTGATCATGCCGACATCTACGCGGACGGAAAAGCCGAGGAAGTATTTGCTGGGGTACTGGAGAATAATCCTGGTATGCGCGATAAAATGCTTATCCAAACCAAATGCGGGATCCGTAAGGGCTATTTTGATTTCTCCAAAGAGCATATCTTACAGTCCGTGGAGGGCAGCCTAAAACGCTTGAAGACCGATTATATCGATGTGCTCCTGCTTCACCGTCCCGACACGCTGTTCGAACCAGAAGAGGTGGCTGAGGCTTTTGACATACTGGAGAGCAAGGGATTGGTCAAGCATTTTGGTGTCAGCAACCAGAACCCGCTGCAAATCGAACTCCTCAAGAAAAATGTAAAGCAACCGCTACTATTCAACCAACTGCAGTTGAGCATTATGGTCACTGGTATGATTGATACCGGCTTCAATGTGAATATGACTAACTCCAGTTCAGTTGTCCATGATGGCGGGATTTTGGAGTATAGCCGCCTACATGACATGACCATTCAGCCATGGTCGCCTTTCCAATACGGCTTCTTTGAAGGTGTATTCTTGGACAACGACAAGTTCCCTGAATTGAACGAGGTTATTAACCGCTTGGCGGCTGAAAAAGAAGTGACTAATACGGCCATTGCCATCGCTTGGATTCTCAGACATCCAGCAAATATGCAGCCCGTAGTAGGTACAACCAATACGCAGCGCTTGCGGGATATTGCTAAAGCATCCGATATTACACTCACTAGACCAGAATGGTATGAAATCTACCGCGCTGCCGGTAATGTCCTTCCATAAATATCAAAAGCCACGAAGTACGCTAATATCGTACCTCGTGGCTTTTCTTTGTAGACTATGATTGAACCCGAATAACTCTTATAAAAAAAAACGGCATATTTGCCGTTTCCTTTAGGATGGACTCTCAGGGATTCGAACCCTGGACCAATTGATTAAGAGTCAACTGCTCTACCAGCTGAGCTAAGAGTCCACGATATAATGATCTACCTTACAAAAATTGAAAAGTAAAAGCTCTTAGCTTTATAACGCATAAGAGCTTCACTTGGTAATTGATACCGGCGAGAGGACTCGAACCTCCACGGTTTCCCTCTCGATTTTGAGTCGAGCGCGTCTGCCATTCCGCCACGCCGGCAAAGTATAAAGTTAAAAGATGGTGCGCCCTGAGAGATTCGAACTCCCGGCCTTTTGATTCGTAGTCAAACGCTCTATCCAGCTGAGCTAAGGGCGCAAAATTTATATGGAGCGGACGACGGGAATCGAACCCGCGACCCTCGCCTTGGCAAGGCGATGCTCTACCGCTGAGCCACGTCCGCACACGGTATGTATTAATGTCCGACTCACTTAAGAAGTGAGCCATGAAGGACTCGAACCTTCGACACCCTGATTAAAAGTCAGGTGCTCTACCAACTGAGCTAATGGCTCATAAGCAAGAAAATGGCGGAACCGACGGGATTCGAACCCGCGATCTCCTGCGTGACAGGCAGGCATGTTAGGCCAACTACACCACGGTTCCAGAAGAATAATTGCTTGATGAAATTTGGTTGCGGGGGCAGGATTTGAACCTGCGGCCTTCGGGTTATGAGCCCGACGAGCTACCGGGCTGCTCCAC
The window above is part of the Paenibacillus sp. FSL K6-0276 genome. Proteins encoded here:
- a CDS encoding membrane dipeptidase; the protein is MMSTYEGLYDFKLTEQEEERAVRLHEQNINIDLLFQGPLSPSAIPESMSGKIKELCEPYKDEPMVYSSMPAKMITKLSASGEIPEYKEEWYKSGITAGNRELHLESLESMITSMAEVQLQFDSADWLVKALTAEDIRAAKRNGHKAGIITAQETDGLGRNLELLDVLHNFGLRILQLTYNNQNQIGAGCAEHSNAGITNFGKRFIERLNKLGIIVDTGHCGKQTTLDACNYSKTPVIASHTGVEAIYSHMRCKSDEEIIAIAKTGGVIGIFAMPWFVHEDPNHTTIDHVLDHIEYVIRLVGVDHVGVGTDWPMSDVLWSLVHFKEHIAPKLGFAKGDGPSTETVAGLEKYSYFINFTRGLVARGYADEDIAKIIGGNWLRVFEEIWG
- a CDS encoding aldo/keto reductase, with protein sequence MVKKISVSNGALDVSQISLGCMRIADLSAKEADTHVHSALELGIDFFDHADIYADGKAEEVFAGVLENNPGMRDKMLIQTKCGIRKGYFDFSKEHILQSVEGSLKRLKTDYIDVLLLHRPDTLFEPEEVAEAFDILESKGLVKHFGVSNQNPLQIELLKKNVKQPLLFNQLQLSIMVTGMIDTGFNVNMTNSSSVVHDGGILEYSRLHDMTIQPWSPFQYGFFEGVFLDNDKFPELNEVINRLAAEKEVTNTAIAIAWILRHPANMQPVVGTTNTQRLRDIAKASDITLTRPEWYEIYRAAGNVLP
- the fabV gene encoding enoyl-ACP reductase FabV produces the protein MIIQPKTRGFICTTAHPEGCAKQIEQQIEYVKAQKKIEGPANVLVIGASTGYGLASRISAAFGAGANTIGVFFDKAAEGQRTASAGWYNSAAFEQQAAELGLKSHSIVGDAFSDAIKEKTIELIKAEYGTVDLVIYSVASPRRTHPVTGETFSSVIKPVGTAYSNKTLNFHTGEVSMTTIEPATEEEVRQTIAVMGGEDWRMWIDQLQEAGVLADGATTVAYSYIGPEITHPIYRDGTIGQAKHDLEQTAIQMNDLLAPKGGRAFVSVNKALVTQSSSAIPVVPLYISALYEVMKEKELHENCIEQMYRLFSEHLYSGGEATADGSCLIRIDDWEMREDVQTEVMKRWDELTTDNAGELADLEGYRQDFFHLFGFRTDGVDYEADIDPNVDIPNMY
- a CDS encoding ornithine cyclodeaminase family protein; protein product: MLVINQNEIAELLSMESCITVMKSVLKDLSTGQAVQSLRQVLPLQKSNLIGLMPGYLQGEEVAGAKIISVFPSNHGSDLPSHQGLVTLFDSSTGVLKAVVDGQIITSIRTAAVSAVATRYLAREDAEVLAILGTGEQAKSHLEAMLLVRSIREVRVWSRTIAKARDFQAEMSSKWNVEIVVAESVQETVHAADIICTVTASTEPVLKGEWLKAGVHINAVGACRPADRELDSETVQLAKLYVDRLESAHNESGDYLIPLKEGVITSGHIIGEIGELISGSIVGRTTAGEITLFKGLGLAIEDLAAANFIYNEAVRLHKGIEIAF